One genomic window of Cannabis sativa cultivar Pink pepper isolate KNU-18-1 chromosome 2, ASM2916894v1, whole genome shotgun sequence includes the following:
- the LOC133028968 gene encoding rRNA-processing protein fcf2-like isoform X2, whose translation MSEIKAVVGLSWEPKLPNLSSAKGFASNATTTHKNQPESSVVWKPSSELVDGLFVPPNDPKKLNRILRKQIKDTAGHNWFDMPAPTITPELQKDLQLLKLRNVMDPKRHYKKGESKSNKYFQVGTIIESPLDFFDGRLTKKERKTSLAAELLSDRTLGAYRKRKVREIEEKNQPGGNNKWKIKGKHPKNRANQRRH comes from the exons ATGTCAGAAATCAAGGCAGTGGTTGGCCTATCATGGGAACCAAAGTTGCCCAATTTGTCATCTGCAAAGGGCTTTGCTTCTAATGCtacaacaactcataaaaatcAGCCTGAAAGCAGTGTAGTTTGGAAACCCAGTTCAGAGCTTGTTGATGGGCTTTTTGTTCCACCAAATGACCCTAAGAAGTTAAACAGGATACTCAGAAAACAAATCAAAGATACTGCTGGGCATAATTG GTTTGACATGCCCGCACCAACCATCACCCCTGAGCTCCAAAAAGATCTTCAATTGCTTAAG TTGAGGAATGTGATGGATCCAAAAAGGCATTACAAGAAGGGTGAATCAAAGTCAAACAAGTATTTCCAG GTGGGAACAATCATAGAGTCTCCACTAGATTTCTTTGATGGTAGATtaacaaagaaagaaaggaagacATCTCTTGCAGCCGAGCTGCTCTCTGATCGCACTCTTGGAGCTTACAG GAAGCGCAAGGTTCGCGAAATAGAAGAGAAAAATCAACCTGGCGGGAATAATAAATGGAAGATAAAAGGAAAACACCCGAAAAACCGAGCAAACCAAAGAAgacattga
- the LOC133028968 gene encoding rRNA-processing protein fcf2-like isoform X1 has protein sequence MLFLCVERAPFFSFSFSSAVLCYRMSEIKAVVGLSWEPKLPNLSSAKGFASNATTTHKNQPESSVVWKPSSELVDGLFVPPNDPKKLNRILRKQIKDTAGHNWFDMPAPTITPELQKDLQLLKLRNVMDPKRHYKKGESKSNKYFQVGTIIESPLDFFDGRLTKKERKTSLAAELLSDRTLGAYRKRKVREIEEKNQPGGNNKWKIKGKHPKNRANQRRH, from the exons atgttgtttttatgtgtagAAAGAGCTCCTTTTTTTTCCTTCTCATTCTCATCTGCTGTTTTGTGTTATAGAATGTCAGAAATCAAGGCAGTGGTTGGCCTATCATGGGAACCAAAGTTGCCCAATTTGTCATCTGCAAAGGGCTTTGCTTCTAATGCtacaacaactcataaaaatcAGCCTGAAAGCAGTGTAGTTTGGAAACCCAGTTCAGAGCTTGTTGATGGGCTTTTTGTTCCACCAAATGACCCTAAGAAGTTAAACAGGATACTCAGAAAACAAATCAAAGATACTGCTGGGCATAATTG GTTTGACATGCCCGCACCAACCATCACCCCTGAGCTCCAAAAAGATCTTCAATTGCTTAAG TTGAGGAATGTGATGGATCCAAAAAGGCATTACAAGAAGGGTGAATCAAAGTCAAACAAGTATTTCCAG GTGGGAACAATCATAGAGTCTCCACTAGATTTCTTTGATGGTAGATtaacaaagaaagaaaggaagacATCTCTTGCAGCCGAGCTGCTCTCTGATCGCACTCTTGGAGCTTACAG GAAGCGCAAGGTTCGCGAAATAGAAGAGAAAAATCAACCTGGCGGGAATAATAAATGGAAGATAAAAGGAAAACACCCGAAAAACCGAGCAAACCAAAGAAgacattga